In Juglans regia cultivar Chandler chromosome 13, Walnut 2.0, whole genome shotgun sequence, the following proteins share a genomic window:
- the LOC109004327 gene encoding probable calcium-binding protein CML16 encodes MAKLQSDQLKQLKEIFIRFDMDSDGSLTQLELAALLRSLGLKPSGDQLHVLLANMDANGNGTVEFDELVQAILPDMSEQVLINQEQLLEIFRSFDRDGNGYITAAELAGSMARMGHPLTYRELSEMMGEADTNGDGVISFSEFSTLMAKSASDFLGLAVA; translated from the coding sequence ATGGCCAAGCTCCAATCGGATCAGCTGAAGCAGCTCAAGGAAATCTTCATACGCTTCGACATGGACTCCGACGGCAGCCTTACCCAGCTGGAATTGGCGGCCCTTCTTCGCTCACTCGGCCTCAAGCCCTCCGGTGACCAACTCCACGTCCTTCTGGCCAACATGGACGCCAACGGCAACGGCACCGTCGAGTTCGACGAGCTTGTCCAGGCCATCTTGCCCGACATGAGCGAGCAGGTGCTCATCAACCAGGAGCAGCTCCTGGAGATTTTCCGGTCCTTCGACCGCGACGGTAACGGCTACATCACGGCGGCCGAACTCGCCGGCTCCATGGCCAGAATGGGTCACCCTTTGACGTACCGCGAGCTCTCCGAAATGATGGGCGAGGCCGACACCAATGGCGACGGCGTCATTAGCTTTAGCGAATTCTCGACCCTCATGGCCAAGTCCGCCTCCGATTTTCTTGGCCTCGCGGTCGCATAG